A genomic stretch from Plutella xylostella chromosome 14, ilPluXylo3.1, whole genome shotgun sequence includes:
- the LOC105398195 gene encoding uncharacterized oxidoreductase YtbE, with protein MSSSQKTCKKFVLNNGLEMPAVGMGTYRIRNESVLMQAVDDALRTGYRMFDTAAVYGNEQYLKKAFNQLLPKYGLEREDIFITTKMAPSDHGGNEITEKAFLKSLDNLGLEYIDLYLIHFPGTARIPTTDPRNKELRGNTWAKLVEIYDSGKVKAIGVSNYTVRHLKELAANSHGLMPAVNQVEWHPYYFQPELLKYCNDNDILLQAYCSLGGTSAQNASLLEDPVVVNIAKKLNVTRPQLLLAWAIQQGVAVIPKSTNPEHIKQNIELEFVIPKSDLEALNGLGRNNIKYAWDPSEVV; from the exons atgTCGTCATCTCAAAAAACTTgcaaaaagtttgttttaaataatggATTGGAAATGCCAGCTGTTGGAA TGGGCACATATCGTATTCGTAACGAAAGTGTCCTAATGCAGGCTGTTGATGATGCTTTGAGGACTGGCTACAGGATGTTTG aCACAGCAGCAGTGTATGGAAATGAGCAGTATCTCAAGAAGGCATTCAATCAACTGTTACCAAAATATGGACTTGAAAGAGAAGACATTTTCATTACAACCAAAATGG CACCCTCAGATCATGGTGGCAATGAAATAACAGAAAAAGCTTTCCTAAAATCACTGGACAATCTTGGCTTGGAATACATAGACCTGTACTTAATCCACTTTCCCGGCACTGCAAGAATCCCAACAACAGATCCAAGGAACAAAGAATTGAGAGGAAACACTTGGGCCAAACTAGTAGAGATCTACGACAGTGGGAAAGTGAAAGCTATAGGAGTCTCAAACTACACTGTCAGACATTTGAAAGAACTGGCTGCTAACAGTCACGGGCTCATGCCAGCTGTAAACCAGGTGGAATGGCATCCATACTACTTCCAGCCAGAGCTTCTGAAGTATTGTAACGACAATGATATCCTACTACAGGCATATTGTTCTTTGGGAGGTACATCAGCTCAAAATGCATCATTATTAGAAGATCCTGTAGTTGTTAACATAGCAAAGAAACTGAATGTGACAAGGCCACAGCTCCTACTAGCCTGGGCTATACAGCAAGGTGTGGCTGTAATACCTAAATCAACAAATCCAGAGCATATAAAACAGAATATTGAATTGGAGTTTGTCATTCCAAAGAGTGATCTTGAAGCCCTAAATGGTCTTGGTAGGAACAACATCAAGTATGCTTGGGATCCTTCAGAAGTGGTGTAG
- the LOC105398194 gene encoding hemicentin-1: MGFKLYLCILLLSFSRISYQKSLTFVIDTTESMKAELEVINHHVSSVINGVQNSNVSNIQNYIVVPFNYPDVQSPISSSNPGDFQTTLSGLRASGGRDCPENSLSGLQKALEVSDAESKIFMFSDAYANDHSKLFEIRRLCETTKSQVSIFLSGSCVQVGSRSAGSVQVYYDVASACSGVVFHIGPAYLRHAFKFMKEIVTEEWTDISTEGPFMDEKNIPLSVTPQTRNLMLAVTGDFPSLEVLDEDGNPPLFKWVTDTRYAMVVRFMNLKQGTYNLKVSSRNSTRLTIFSKKVFPFEYGFSTRVPRNLRETSKRPMPGWTNHFIITVTGNDNIRLDAVNFLNSDGSNLKLNVTEAKENSVMYRGSLFVNPRYKFQMEISGTNIDNSESFSVVSSLIEPQKNGPSEPKWIPPSVEMIDSDTVVEFGSDLVVACRVTAYPRPVIFWPDTTARYDFENMLLEMPSVYMSYMTLNNITANITHYCEAQNTLGKDAKSIKISVHRNPVFDIIQKPEDKQIKFGEGNKLICEVLAFPEATIKWYHNDTLIEEVAENVGEHVISVIEINNMSLDKVGVYTCDVTNTVESYRFSADVTITGIEIPVIDSEVSYIKLNTGVTSDLECRITQGKPKPSITWMFATQEAHDFTDFPSDVIVNENKLQFSEVKREHRGVYRCQAENVAGTAYHDIIAEVQYAPIFEIVNPKTVEVTEGSPVELFCRVNADPQATVHWETRNELVYDVDERYRTDDDNTLRFYALWKDSGKFSCIAENVVGKSEMVTNVNVLVAPYIRPPSPEVMSVYGGDDIDLPCVIEYGNPRPSISWEFTAANGTTYRLKNKNERLRLEDVLLSQAGEYHCVAVNKMGPDRIRIILRVLP, encoded by the exons ATGGGTTTTAAATTATATCTGTGTATtcttttattaagtttttctCGTATTTCTTACCAGAAAAGTCTGACTTTCGTAATTGATACCACAGAGTCTATGAAAGCGGAGTTAGAAGTGATCAACCATCATGTTAGTTCAGTGATTAACGGTGTACAAAATTCTAATGTGTCTAACATTCAGAATTATATTGTAGTGCCTTTCAATTACCCAG ACGTCCAATCACCGATATCCAGCTCCAACCCTGGTGACTTCCAGACCACCCTCTCAGGTCTCCGGGCCAGTGGGGGCCGAGACTGTCCTGAGAACTCACTGTCTGGACTGCAAAAGGCGTTGGAAGTCAGCGATGCGGAGTCCAAGATATTCATGTTCAGTGACGCCTACGCCAATGATCATAGCAAGCTGTTTGAGATCAGAAGATTGTGTGAAACCACTAAGAGCCAG GTGTCCATATTCCTCAGCGGCAGCTGCGTCCAGGTGGGCTCCAGGTCCGCAGGCAGTGTCCAGGTCTACTACGACGTGGCCAGCGCGTGTTCGGGAGTCGTATTCCACATTGGCCCGGCTTATTTGAGACAT GCTTTTAAATTCATGAAGGAGATAGTAACGGAAGAATGGACAGACATATCTACAGAAGGTCCTTTCAtggatgaaaaaaatattcca TTGTCAGTTACTCCACAAACTCGAAACTTGATGTTGGCAGTAACAGGGGATTTCCCTTCGCTAGAAGTTCTGGACGAAGATGGCAACCCACCCCTTTTTAAATGGGTCACTGACACACGATATGCAATG GTTGTCCGTTTTATGAATTTGAAGCAGGGCACCTACAATTTAAAGGTGTCCAGTAGAAATTCAACAAGACTAACAATTTTCAGTAAGAAAGTCTTTCCATTTGAGTACGGATTTTCTACCAGGGTCCCAAGAAATTTGAGGGAGACTAGCAAAAGGCCTATGCCAG GTTGGacaaatcattttattattacggTAACCGGCAACGATAATATAAGATTGGACGCtgttaactttttaaatagcGATGGAAGTAATCTAAAACTGAATGTCACTGAGGCAAAAGAAAATTCTGTAATGTACAGAGGAAGTTTGTTTGTAAATCCAAGATACAAGTTTCAAATGGAA ATATCGGGAACCAACATTGACAATTCTGAAAGCTTTTCCGTTGTATCAAGTTTAATTGAACCACAGAAAAACG GTCCAAGTGAGCCAAAATGGATTCCGCCGTCAGTAGAAATGATTGACTCGGACACTGTAGTAGAGTTTGGGTCAGACCTGGTGGTGGCCTGCCGGGTCACCGCGTACCCCAGACCGGTCATCTTCTGGCCCGACACTACTGCAAGATATGATTTTGAG aatATGTTACTAGAAATGCCTTCAGTCTATATGAGTTACATGACTCTGAATAATATTACTGCCAACATAACGCATTATTGCGAAGCTCAAAATACACTCGGAAAAGATGCCAAAAGCATTAAAATTTCCGTACACAGGAACCCTGTATTTGACATTATACAAAAGCCAGAAG acAAACAAATCAAATTCGGCGAAGGAAACAAGTTGATATGCGAGGTCTTGGCATTCCCAGAAGCTACAATCAAATGGTATCACAATGACACTTTAATAGAGGAAGTAGCCGAAAACGTTGGGGAGCATGTGATTTCAGttattgaaattaataatatgagtTTAGACAAAGTTGGTGTTTACACTTGCGATGTGACGAACACTGTTGAAAGCTATAGATTTTCAGCTGATGTTACGATTACTGGAATAG AAATACCGGTTATAGATTCAGAGGTTTCTTATATAAAACTTAACACTGGTGTTACAAGTGATTTGGAATGCAG AATAACTCAAGGAAAACCAAAACCATCAATAACATGGATGTTTGCCACGCAAGAGGCACATGATTTCACAGATTTCCCTAGCGATGTTATCGTTAATGAAAACAAATTACAGTTTTCAGAAGTGAAACGTGAACATAGAGGCGTTTACAGATGTCAAGCTGAAAATGTAGCGGGGACCGCGTACCATGATATCATTGCTGAAGTCCAAT ACGCACCAATATTTGAAATAGTAAACCCTAAAACTGTAGAAGTAACTGAGGGTTCTCCAGTTGAGCTGTTTTGTCGAGTGAACGCCGACCCGCAGGCAACGGTCCATTGGGAAACGAGAAATGAATTAGTTTACGATGTCGATGAGAGATATCgaactgatgatgataacactTTACG ATTCTACGCGCTATGGAAAGATTCTGGCAAATTTAGTTGCATCGCCGAAAACGTAGTCGGTAAATCTGAAATGGTTACCAACGTCAATGTACTGG TGGCGCCCTACATCAGGCCACCATCACCAGAGGTGATGTCGGTGTATGGTGGCGACGATATAGATCTGCCCTGTGTGATCGAGTACGGGAACCCTCGCCCCAGCATCTCATGGGAGTTCACAGCGGCCAACGGGACTACTTACCGATTGAAAAA TAAAAACGAAAGGCTGCGGCTAGAAGACGTGCTGCTCAGCCAGGCCGGGGAGTACCACTGCGTGGCCGTCAACAAGATGGGCCCCGACCGCATCCGGATCATACTCCGGGTCCTCCCTTGA